CTAATTGAATTTTTGGTTATGTACGATAAAACCGTAGTGGTAATTTCTCATGACGCTGACTTTCTTAATTGTTTTACAGAGGGGGTGGTTTATTTGGATGTTTTTAGTCGTAAAACAGAACTTTATGTTGGAGATTATTTTTCTGTAGTGGAAGAGATTGAAAAAAGAATTGAAAGAGAAAGACGACAAAATGCTCAGTTAAGGAAGCAGATTATAGATCGCAAGGAAAAGGCTAACTTTTTTGCCCACAAGGGAGGTAAGATGAGAAAGCTAGCTAAAAAAATGCGAGATGAAACAGAAGAGCTTGAAGATAGTATGGTGGATGTGCGCCGGGAAGATAAAACTATTCGTCCCTTTAATATTCCGGTACAAGAAGTTTTCGGAGAGGTGGTTACTATTGATTATATTAATATTATTCGCAACCACGAAGTTGTTAAAAAAGAAGTTAATAAGGTTTTAAGAAAAAGATCAAGATTATTGGTTACCGGACCCAACGGTGCGGGTAAAACCACCTTCCTTCGTTCTTTGGCTAATAACGATTGTCCTGGAGCTAAGATTCAAGAGGGAATAACAGTTGGGTATTATAGCCAAGATTTTGCTACTTTGGATATTAATGAGACGGTTTTTGAAAGTCTGGAGAAAGTTATGGCTGAAGGACTTGACGTGCAAGAAATGCGTTCTATTGCTGCTGGTTTTCTTTTAACCGGCCAATTAATGGGTCATAGGGTGGCAGAGTTGTCTGAGGGTCAAAAAGGACTTTTGTCTTTTGCTCGTTTGGTTTTAATGAAACCTGGACTTTTAATCCTTGATGAACCTACTAACCATATTAATTTCCGTCATATCCCGATTATTGCCGAAGCGGTTAATGAGTATGAGGGCACTATTTTGTTAGTTAGCCACATGGATGATTTTGTTAGAGAGATTAAAGTGGATGAAGAGCTTGATTTTGGGAAGGTTTAAAATAGCTTCAACTTAATTTTTAGGTTATGAAAAACCCGCAATTTCTTCAATTGCGGGTTTAAAATTTAAAAAATTTCCGGTTTATCGGTGAAGCAATGGCTAATTCCCATTTCTTCACACCATCTTTTATCTTCTTGACTATTTATCCATCCAGCCATTACCTCTACGCCAGATTCTTTTAGTCGGATAATTTTTTCTTGCAGCACCTTCTTACGCCACACATTCCATTGGTTTATCGTGTAGTTGTCTTTATCGAAACCAAGGGTGATGCCGGTAAAGTCAAAGAATTCAACTTTTCCTAATAAACAAAAAGGATTAACTGCAATGAAATTTGTCTTTATTTCCTTCTCCCACCGAAGCTTTGAATATCTTAGGGCCCTTTTGAGTAGGTATTTGTCAAATGACAGGAGCCAACATTGACTATCTATGTTATTTTGCATAAGATAATCAATTATTATCGAAACTCCGCCATTT
This genomic window from Patescibacteria group bacterium contains:
- a CDS encoding ATP-binding cassette domain-containing protein translates to MSDEVIIRFDEVYFEYLEKRPVLDEASFSVRRGSKITLMGQNGAGKSTILKLITGELKPKKGRVSVPANATIGTARQVMSRDDLKLTVEEYLAAAFEVVPKNIASTVSKSLEAVNLAVPTDKLVGDLSGGQQARLLLAFALVTNPDILLLDEPTNNLDRSGIDHLIEFLVMYDKTVVVISHDADFLNCFTEGVVYLDVFSRKTELYVGDYFSVVEEIEKRIERERRQNAQLRKQIIDRKEKANFFAHKGGKMRKLAKKMRDETEELEDSMVDVRREDKTIRPFNIPVQEVFGEVVTIDYINIIRNHEVVKKEVNKVLRKRSRLLVTGPNGAGKTTFLRSLANNDCPGAKIQEGITVGYYSQDFATLDINETVFESLEKVMAEGLDVQEMRSIAAGFLLTGQLMGHRVAELSEGQKGLLSFARLVLMKPGLLILDEPTNHINFRHIPIIAEAVNEYEGTILLVSHMDDFVREIKVDEELDFGKV